In one Microbulbifer pacificus genomic region, the following are encoded:
- a CDS encoding TonB-dependent receptor, producing MHIRRSLLALAISASLSGQVVLAADTTGGTLKGQVINHAGEALAGAEITVTHAAKGVTRRVTSDEKGQYNLRNLPVGEYIVRFEKDGFGTAQATEVRVNVGEAVVYDGRLVPNGEVLEVVEVTGSRLRPIDTGSSTAGVVITQDRLEALPVNTGFEAMAQLAPSVVAPGGSSFNGASSFGGASSAENGYYLNGLNVANIKTGLGSISLPWEAIRQTQIKTGGIAPEFGGALGGIVNAASKSGSNDFEFGSQLRMDPDSLRKQHGSIRNAAGEYAVNSEQNGMDFQEAQFWASGPIVKDKAFFYALFSPRQTDDTWATGSSYYDRTSEEDRWFVNVEWFIDENHAIDFTSINNEKNGSYGSYAYSPENNTIGDYKGQTKFRSGGKVSGAHYNGRLTDDLTLDVTAGRTQETVYNSALNSLPYVEDCRATCVSYSNHSDSTIINEDYIRDQLRLDLSYDLLDHQIKLGIDYTHLDVFYESTPNGPGDAQGWWKQRIATANDPSKQPEGTVLVERRIRTRGTDSDVSSTAFYIQDAWQVTDELVLNLGGRYEQFENTVTGGDAYVDNNGFSPRISAVWDFNGDGDSKLFATYGRYYQPVSANMNITQGSFSRETFDYYTPGATDANGRVTLNADGSPDRGDLLHSYVRQQGIVEPALIATGNLEGMYADEFTLGMETLVFDDMVLGVRGVYRDLKRSIEDSDVSPILSHYLEANGIEDNVGQSSYYVVLNPGEDVNISYDFDGDGVVDNISLSSDELALPKARRRYLALETNLRGQVTDQLFVDASYTWSHNYGNTEGLVRTDNDQADPGWTTSYDYADLMDHSYGDLPNDHRHAFKLNGFYDLTDNLTLGLVGSLVSGRPKNYFSVHPVGEDSCAEGSPWSDCISQYYGEVSFYDENGEPAPRGSKGNLPWSKQLDLSLAYTMPLFEGDLLLKGTVYNILNDDSAIDINEIRTIQLEGGGTTINPDYGLTESRPTARYFSLIARYDF from the coding sequence ATGCATATAAGAAGAAGTCTGCTGGCGTTGGCGATCAGTGCCAGCCTGAGTGGCCAAGTGGTATTGGCCGCGGATACTACGGGCGGTACGCTCAAAGGGCAGGTGATCAACCATGCCGGAGAGGCACTCGCCGGGGCGGAGATCACCGTAACCCACGCGGCGAAAGGGGTAACTCGCCGAGTAACGAGTGACGAAAAGGGACAATACAACCTCCGCAACCTGCCGGTGGGGGAATATATCGTCCGTTTTGAAAAGGATGGTTTCGGTACCGCGCAGGCCACAGAGGTACGGGTGAACGTGGGGGAGGCCGTTGTCTATGACGGTAGACTGGTACCGAATGGTGAAGTCCTTGAGGTGGTTGAGGTCACCGGCAGCCGACTGCGCCCGATCGATACCGGGTCGTCGACGGCCGGCGTCGTGATCACCCAGGACAGGCTGGAAGCATTGCCTGTGAATACCGGTTTTGAGGCTATGGCACAGCTGGCGCCGTCGGTGGTGGCACCGGGCGGTTCGAGCTTTAACGGTGCGTCCAGCTTTGGCGGCGCGTCATCGGCGGAAAACGGCTACTACCTGAACGGCCTGAATGTGGCCAATATTAAAACTGGCCTGGGTTCAATTTCCCTACCCTGGGAGGCCATTCGCCAAACACAAATAAAGACGGGCGGAATAGCACCAGAGTTTGGTGGCGCGCTGGGTGGTATCGTCAATGCGGCCTCCAAGTCTGGATCCAACGATTTCGAATTCGGGTCTCAGCTTCGCATGGATCCGGATTCTCTCAGAAAACAGCACGGTTCCATTCGCAATGCCGCTGGTGAGTATGCGGTCAATAGTGAGCAGAATGGGATGGACTTCCAGGAGGCACAATTCTGGGCCAGCGGTCCCATCGTAAAGGACAAAGCATTTTTTTACGCGTTGTTCAGCCCGCGCCAAACGGATGATACCTGGGCGACAGGATCTTCATATTACGATCGAACCAGCGAAGAGGATCGCTGGTTTGTGAATGTGGAGTGGTTCATCGATGAAAACCACGCGATCGACTTCACGTCGATCAATAACGAAAAAAATGGAAGTTACGGCAGCTACGCGTATTCCCCGGAAAACAACACGATAGGGGACTACAAGGGACAAACGAAGTTTCGCAGTGGGGGCAAGGTCAGTGGTGCTCACTATAACGGCCGCTTGACCGATGACTTGACACTGGACGTCACCGCCGGCCGCACGCAGGAAACGGTGTATAACTCGGCCCTGAATAGCCTGCCGTACGTGGAGGACTGCCGGGCCACCTGCGTCAGCTACAGCAATCACAGTGATTCCACCATCATCAATGAAGACTATATCCGCGATCAGTTGCGACTGGACCTGAGTTACGATCTTCTCGACCATCAGATCAAGTTGGGCATTGATTACACTCATCTGGATGTCTTCTACGAGTCAACCCCGAATGGCCCTGGCGATGCGCAGGGCTGGTGGAAGCAACGCATAGCCACCGCCAATGATCCCAGCAAACAGCCGGAAGGGACGGTTCTGGTGGAGCGCCGTATTCGCACACGCGGTACTGATTCCGATGTCAGCTCCACTGCCTTTTACATCCAGGATGCCTGGCAGGTAACAGACGAACTGGTTCTCAACCTGGGCGGCCGCTACGAGCAGTTTGAAAATACCGTCACCGGAGGCGACGCCTATGTGGACAATAACGGTTTTTCTCCGCGGATCTCCGCGGTATGGGACTTCAATGGCGACGGGGACAGCAAGCTCTTTGCCACCTATGGGCGTTATTACCAGCCGGTTTCGGCCAATATGAATATCACCCAGGGGTCCTTTTCCCGGGAAACCTTTGACTACTACACTCCGGGCGCGACTGACGCTAATGGGCGGGTAACCCTCAACGCGGATGGCTCACCGGATCGCGGCGATTTGCTGCATAGCTATGTGCGTCAGCAGGGCATTGTCGAACCCGCGCTGATCGCTACGGGCAACCTCGAAGGCATGTATGCCGATGAATTCACTCTGGGAATGGAGACCCTGGTATTCGACGACATGGTACTCGGCGTGCGCGGTGTGTATCGGGACCTCAAGCGTTCCATCGAAGACTCCGATGTGAGCCCGATTCTCAGCCACTACCTTGAAGCAAATGGCATCGAGGACAATGTGGGGCAGAGTAGCTACTATGTTGTGCTGAATCCGGGTGAAGATGTCAACATCAGCTATGACTTTGATGGTGACGGTGTGGTGGACAACATCAGTCTTTCTTCGGATGAGCTTGCCTTGCCCAAAGCCCGTCGTCGCTACCTCGCCCTGGAAACCAACTTGCGAGGTCAGGTGACAGATCAGTTGTTTGTCGACGCTTCTTATACCTGGTCTCACAACTACGGTAATACCGAGGGGCTGGTGCGTACCGATAACGATCAGGCGGATCCAGGCTGGACTACCTCCTATGATTACGCCGATCTGATGGACCACAGTTACGGCGACCTGCCCAATGATCACCGTCACGCATTCAAGTTGAACGGATTTTACGACCTCACCGATAACTTGACTCTGGGCCTTGTGGGCTCCCTGGTATCCGGACGTCCGAAAAACTATTTCAGCGTGCACCCGGTGGGTGAGGACAGCTGTGCGGAAGGTAGCCCCTGGAGTGACTGCATAAGCCAGTACTACGGTGAAGTCTCTTTTTACGACGAAAATGGAGAGC